In the genome of Microbacterium saperdae, one region contains:
- a CDS encoding glycosyltransferase gives MSRLLLFTNDYPYRTGDVVFVEKEIDALAAQFDDVVVFCHARDTSNGMVDLPDGVRLGGNLFVPEPEDAPRRLVEPASLLLLANATWRELWSGRLLRHAKLFLMGAKVGITQAHRTAVREAIAGDPDTVAYGFWAMGGGLGVPWLRGVRRRVVRVHRYDLYEDQAIGGYLPYRPFLFARADRILAISQDAQAYLESHYRETAGKVALSRLGAHGPATPPARLPHHTRTIVSCSAVSEVKRVSLILDVVRGLAALDPERPIRWVHFGDGPLMPTLQASLADLPDSLQVELRGQVPNSEIAAFYASGEADAFVNLSSSEGVPVSIMEAIAYGVPVLATDVGGSSEIVGPELRTGELVASAASPSAITATLSALLTAEPGHYAPRTRWEQDYDARRTGAIAAELVASSDLESSPERGSIG, from the coding sequence ATGAGCCGCCTGCTGCTGTTCACGAACGACTATCCCTATCGCACCGGCGACGTCGTGTTCGTGGAGAAGGAGATCGACGCGCTCGCCGCGCAGTTCGATGATGTGGTCGTGTTCTGCCACGCCCGTGACACCAGCAACGGGATGGTGGATCTTCCGGATGGTGTGAGGCTGGGGGGCAACCTGTTCGTCCCGGAACCGGAGGACGCTCCCCGTCGTCTCGTGGAGCCGGCGTCTCTGCTGCTCCTGGCGAACGCGACATGGCGGGAGCTGTGGAGCGGGAGGCTGCTCCGCCACGCCAAGCTCTTCCTCATGGGTGCCAAGGTGGGCATCACCCAGGCGCACCGCACGGCGGTGCGCGAAGCGATCGCCGGAGATCCGGACACGGTCGCCTACGGCTTCTGGGCGATGGGCGGCGGGCTGGGTGTGCCCTGGCTCCGCGGCGTCCGTCGCCGCGTCGTCCGGGTGCACAGGTACGACCTCTACGAAGACCAGGCGATCGGGGGCTACCTCCCGTACCGCCCGTTCCTCTTCGCACGCGCGGATCGCATCCTCGCCATCTCCCAAGACGCGCAGGCGTATCTGGAGAGCCACTACCGCGAAACGGCGGGAAAGGTGGCGCTCAGCAGACTCGGTGCACATGGGCCGGCCACGCCTCCTGCGCGGCTCCCGCACCACACCCGTACGATCGTCTCCTGCTCCGCCGTGTCGGAGGTCAAGAGGGTGTCGCTGATCCTGGACGTGGTGCGGGGGCTCGCCGCACTCGACCCGGAACGTCCGATCCGCTGGGTGCACTTCGGAGACGGACCGCTCATGCCGACGTTGCAGGCGTCCCTCGCCGACCTCCCCGATTCCCTGCAGGTGGAGCTGCGCGGTCAGGTTCCCAACTCCGAGATCGCGGCGTTCTACGCTTCCGGCGAGGCGGACGCGTTCGTCAACCTCAGCTCATCGGAAGGCGTGCCGGTGAGCATCATGGAGGCGATCGCGTACGGCGTACCGGTTCTGGCCACCGATGTGGGCGGTTCGTCGGAGATCGTCGGACCGGAGCTCCGCACCGGGGAGCTCGTCGCATCGGCGGCGTCCCCCTCGGCCATCACCGCGACGCTCTCCGCGTTGCTGACGGCCGAGCCGGGGCACTACGCGCCGCGCACGCGCTGGGAGCAGGATTACGATGCGCGCCGGACGGGCGCGATCGCCGCGGAACTCGTGGCCTCTTCCGACCTGGAGAGCAGCCCTGAGCGCGGTTCGATCGGCTGA
- a CDS encoding acyltransferase, which yields MTDPAPTRPARQWSLDVTRVISVVGVVAIHVFAEMVAASGIKGTAGWWAAVAADIGFVWVVPVFVMISGALILQPRHYQDGPWPFYRRRLPRLATALVFWSLFYFIVIRTMLSQVPVTRVDLTDLVLGGKPYTHLYFLWLIIGLYAVAPVLASFLRGGGDRRALAFAGTVLAVTVVTGMSSSVLGGMGDARPLTLLALTQWLPYTGYFLAGWALRNVRLSGARLALAALATVAAVGLSVWQYGARPGLPLWDAVVPLTYYGPVVAIASIGVFVCLNSALADWRPGPRTQSVLRELSDCAFGVFLVHFAIMVLLRSVEPFSRAGGSFVLSLLEWLVVVVLSFGVVFVMRRVPGLRRVV from the coding sequence ATGACTGACCCTGCGCCGACGCGCCCCGCGCGGCAGTGGTCGCTCGACGTCACTCGCGTGATCTCCGTGGTCGGCGTCGTCGCCATCCACGTGTTCGCCGAGATGGTGGCCGCATCCGGGATCAAGGGAACGGCGGGCTGGTGGGCCGCCGTGGCGGCGGACATCGGATTCGTCTGGGTCGTGCCGGTCTTCGTGATGATCTCAGGCGCACTGATCCTGCAGCCGCGGCACTATCAGGACGGGCCCTGGCCGTTCTATCGCCGACGACTCCCGCGGCTCGCGACGGCGCTGGTCTTCTGGTCGCTGTTCTATTTCATCGTCATCCGCACGATGCTCTCGCAGGTGCCTGTCACGCGCGTCGATCTGACCGATCTCGTCCTCGGCGGCAAGCCGTACACCCACCTGTACTTCCTCTGGCTGATCATCGGTCTCTACGCCGTGGCTCCGGTCCTCGCATCGTTCCTGCGCGGCGGAGGAGACAGGAGGGCGCTCGCGTTCGCGGGAACCGTCCTCGCCGTCACCGTCGTCACCGGCATGTCCTCGAGCGTGCTCGGCGGGATGGGCGATGCGCGACCACTCACTCTCCTCGCCCTCACACAGTGGCTGCCCTACACGGGGTACTTCCTCGCGGGGTGGGCCCTGCGCAACGTGCGGCTGTCCGGAGCGCGGCTCGCTCTCGCCGCGCTCGCAACCGTGGCCGCAGTGGGCTTGTCGGTCTGGCAGTACGGGGCCCGTCCGGGGCTGCCCCTGTGGGATGCGGTCGTTCCGCTCACCTACTACGGCCCCGTCGTCGCGATCGCATCCATCGGCGTGTTCGTGTGTCTCAACAGTGCGCTCGCCGATTGGCGTCCCGGCCCCCGCACGCAGAGCGTCCTTCGAGAGCTGTCGGATTGCGCGTTCGGTGTGTTCCTCGTGCACTTCGCGATCATGGTCCTCCTGCGATCCGTCGAGCCGTTCTCGCGGGCCGGAGGCTCGTTCGTGCTGTCGCTGCTCGAGTGGCTCGTCGTCGTCGTGCTCTCCTTCGGCGTCGTCTTCGT
- a CDS encoding ABC transporter ATP-binding protein encodes MKLVAKTYRELIGYLPGDARSYLLRYVVVSCLLSILDIAAIMLLALSLTPMIARTTITLPVVGAIGEDDYIWLIGSVAILILIKSVLALLQQWFATRRFADFELEIGRQLFDSYIKAPWTYRLGRNTAQIVRIADVGIANTISGFLLPIVQLPALIVSFTLILGVIVVAQPFTALITVIYLGLIMALLYWVVSGRSVQAGRVSRDYSFKVATLMTEMMQALKEITLRNKAGEVAGIVQYNRSFSTRARANMNFLGSVPGFVLNSALVGGFVLVGGIGYWRGGMEEALASVALFAVAGFRLVPSLTGFQSIVTTTTANVPHVQAVIFDIQVSEKYIEVAEKLGQDPIEGEPKMLRLEGVSFGYPKHEDTPAVHDITLEIPIGSSLALVGSSGAGKSTLVDILLGLLVPQQGTMRLDDQDLKDVLASWRARVGYVPQDVSLFDGTVAQNVALDWDDKDIDFDRVRASLEKAQLWDTIAAREGGMRGRIGERGLSLSGGQRQRLGIARALYSDPLILVLDEATSALDTKTESKVTEAIRSLKGEVTIVSVAHRLSTIRDSDLVCFMQDGTIADQGTFDELVTRVPNFAEQAQLAGLA; translated from the coding sequence GTGAAGCTCGTCGCGAAGACCTACCGAGAGCTCATCGGCTACCTTCCCGGCGATGCGCGGTCCTATCTGCTGCGCTACGTCGTCGTATCGTGCCTGCTGAGCATCCTGGACATCGCAGCGATCATGCTCCTCGCGCTGAGCCTGACTCCGATGATCGCGCGGACGACGATCACGCTTCCGGTGGTCGGGGCGATCGGTGAGGACGACTACATCTGGCTGATCGGATCCGTCGCGATCCTGATCCTCATCAAGTCGGTTCTCGCCCTCCTGCAGCAGTGGTTCGCCACCCGACGTTTCGCCGATTTCGAGCTCGAGATCGGTCGCCAGCTGTTCGACAGCTACATCAAGGCCCCGTGGACCTACCGACTGGGCCGCAACACCGCGCAGATCGTTCGCATCGCCGACGTCGGCATCGCCAACACGATCAGCGGGTTCCTGCTCCCGATCGTCCAGCTGCCGGCGCTCATCGTCAGCTTCACCCTGATCCTGGGCGTCATCGTCGTCGCGCAGCCCTTCACCGCGCTCATCACGGTGATCTATCTGGGGCTCATCATGGCGCTGCTGTACTGGGTCGTCTCGGGTCGTTCGGTCCAGGCCGGCCGCGTCTCGCGGGACTACTCGTTCAAGGTCGCGACGCTGATGACCGAGATGATGCAGGCGCTCAAGGAGATCACCCTCCGCAACAAGGCCGGCGAAGTCGCGGGCATCGTCCAATACAACCGCTCCTTCAGCACCCGCGCTCGCGCGAACATGAACTTCCTCGGTTCCGTGCCGGGGTTCGTGCTGAACTCTGCCCTCGTCGGCGGATTCGTGCTCGTGGGCGGCATCGGCTACTGGCGCGGTGGCATGGAGGAGGCGCTGGCTTCCGTCGCCCTGTTCGCGGTCGCCGGATTCCGCCTCGTGCCCTCGCTCACCGGATTCCAGTCGATCGTCACGACGACGACCGCCAACGTGCCGCACGTCCAGGCGGTCATCTTCGACATCCAGGTGTCGGAGAAGTACATCGAGGTGGCGGAGAAGCTCGGCCAGGATCCCATCGAGGGCGAGCCGAAGATGCTGCGTCTCGAGGGAGTGTCCTTCGGCTATCCGAAGCATGAGGACACCCCCGCCGTGCATGACATCACGCTCGAGATCCCGATCGGCAGCTCTCTCGCACTCGTGGGGTCGTCCGGTGCCGGCAAATCGACGCTGGTGGACATCCTCCTGGGTCTCCTGGTCCCGCAGCAGGGAACGATGCGGCTCGACGATCAGGATCTCAAGGACGTCCTCGCGTCGTGGCGTGCGCGTGTCGGCTATGTCCCCCAGGACGTCTCCCTGTTCGATGGAACGGTCGCGCAGAACGTCGCGCTGGACTGGGACGACAAGGACATCGACTTCGATCGGGTGCGGGCATCACTCGAGAAGGCACAGCTGTGGGACACGATCGCGGCACGTGAGGGCGGGATGCGCGGCCGCATCGGCGAACGCGGGCTCTCGCTCTCGGGCGGCCAGCGCCAGCGGCTCGGCATCGCTCGCGCTCTCTACAGCGACCCGCTGATCCTGGTGCTCGACGAGGCCACCAGCGCGCTCGACACCAAGACGGAGTCGAAGGTGACGGAGGCCATCCGCAGCCTCAAGGGCGAAGTCACGATCGTGTCTGTCGCGCACCGGCTGTCCACGATCCGCGACAGCGACCTGGTCTGCTTCATGCAGGACGGCACGATCGCCGATCAGGGAACGTTCGACGAGCTGGTGACGCGGGTACCCAACTTCGCGGAGCAGGCCCAGCTGGCGGGCCTGGCGTGA
- the wecB gene encoding non-hydrolyzing UDP-N-acetylglucosamine 2-epimerase: MKIVSVVGARPQFVKLAPIHKAAKAAGVDHVIVHTGQHYDPMLSDVFFEDLGIGAPDVHLGVGSGSHGVQTGAMLSALDAVFDEHRPDWVLVYGDTNSTVAAALSAVKMHIPVAHLEAGLRSFNRRMPEEHNRVMTDHAADLLLAPTQVAVDHLAHEGLADRTVLVGDVMTDVLLEVRAEVSSQPSPLLEELGLTPGGFYLATIHRAENTDDPQRLAEVASALAGLDKPVVLLAHPRVVAKAAAHGVALDEGSLMSHGPLAYADLIAAALASAGIVTDSGGLQKEAFLLGIPCTTVRQETEWVETVDLGWNVLANTAQEIAAGVTRARPADTDETPYGDGHAAERVVEVLLSRRA, translated from the coding sequence GTGAAGATCGTCAGCGTCGTCGGCGCCCGCCCCCAGTTCGTCAAGCTCGCCCCGATCCACAAGGCGGCGAAGGCCGCCGGCGTCGATCACGTGATCGTCCACACCGGTCAGCACTATGACCCGATGCTCTCGGACGTGTTCTTCGAGGACCTGGGGATCGGCGCTCCGGACGTGCACCTGGGCGTCGGCAGCGGCTCGCACGGTGTCCAGACGGGCGCCATGCTGTCGGCGCTGGATGCCGTGTTCGACGAGCACAGGCCCGACTGGGTGCTCGTCTACGGCGACACGAACTCGACAGTCGCGGCCGCGCTCAGCGCAGTGAAGATGCACATCCCCGTCGCTCATCTGGAGGCCGGCCTGCGCAGCTTCAACCGTCGTATGCCGGAGGAGCACAACCGTGTCATGACCGATCACGCGGCCGACCTGCTGCTCGCCCCGACGCAAGTCGCGGTGGATCATCTCGCGCACGAAGGGCTCGCCGATCGCACCGTCCTGGTCGGCGATGTGATGACGGACGTCCTGCTCGAGGTCAGGGCCGAGGTGTCTTCGCAGCCCTCGCCGCTCCTCGAGGAGCTGGGCCTCACCCCGGGTGGCTTCTACCTGGCGACGATCCACCGGGCCGAGAACACCGACGACCCGCAGCGGCTCGCGGAGGTCGCGTCCGCGCTCGCCGGCCTCGACAAGCCGGTCGTGCTCCTGGCTCATCCGAGGGTCGTCGCGAAGGCGGCGGCGCACGGCGTCGCCCTCGACGAGGGATCGCTGATGTCGCACGGCCCGCTCGCATACGCGGATCTGATCGCGGCGGCGCTCGCCAGCGCCGGGATCGTGACCGACTCCGGCGGACTCCAGAAGGAGGCGTTCCTGCTGGGGATCCCGTGCACGACCGTGCGCCAGGAGACCGAATGGGTGGAGACGGTCGACCTCGGCTGGAACGTCCTCGCGAACACGGCGCAGGAGATCGCGGCAGGCGTCACCCGTGCGCGGCCTGCGGACACGGATGAGACCCCCTACGGCGACGGACATGCGGCGGAACGGGTCGTCGAGGTCCTGCTGTCGAGGCGGGCATGA
- a CDS encoding glycosyltransferase, whose product MTTRPTMLILSFSPIVGDARVLKQVARFTKDFDVTTLGYGDAPDGVVEHISMPREVRYNDLDGKLITLKRYRQVYWRLSAVRWSREALKGRRFDVIIANDVEAVPVAVKLRPRRGVLADLHEYSPRLHDDNELWFQRITPWFNWVVRRYVTKAQAWTTVSEGLAAEYLRNFGFRAELVSNATPYHDLEPVPVSSPIRLVHSGAGLTNRQLHLMAEAVATADADVTLDFYLTANHPAYLEELKEYAATTDRVRVLDPVPYADLVTTLNAYDVGVFLLPPLTFNYRHALPNKLFDFVQARLGIVVGPSPEMAAYVEKYGLGEVADDFTVDALRSAIERLTPEAVAEYKRNAHASADELAGEHQVEKWARIIDGLVGGARG is encoded by the coding sequence ATGACCACCCGTCCGACAATGCTGATCCTGTCGTTCTCGCCCATCGTCGGAGATGCGCGCGTGCTCAAGCAGGTGGCGAGGTTCACGAAGGACTTCGACGTCACGACCCTCGGCTACGGAGATGCTCCTGACGGTGTCGTCGAGCACATCTCCATGCCGCGCGAGGTCCGGTACAACGACCTCGACGGCAAGCTGATCACGCTCAAGCGCTACCGCCAGGTCTACTGGAGGCTCTCGGCGGTGCGGTGGTCTCGTGAAGCGCTCAAGGGGCGCCGGTTCGACGTGATCATCGCCAACGACGTCGAGGCGGTACCGGTGGCCGTCAAGCTGCGCCCCCGTCGGGGTGTGCTGGCGGACCTGCACGAGTACAGCCCGCGCCTCCACGACGACAACGAGCTCTGGTTCCAGCGCATCACGCCGTGGTTCAACTGGGTCGTGCGTCGTTACGTGACCAAAGCGCAGGCCTGGACGACCGTCAGCGAGGGGCTCGCTGCCGAGTACCTGCGCAACTTCGGCTTCCGAGCGGAGCTCGTGAGCAATGCCACGCCGTATCACGACCTGGAACCTGTTCCCGTGTCGTCTCCCATCCGTCTGGTGCACAGCGGAGCGGGTCTCACGAACCGGCAGCTGCATCTGATGGCAGAGGCGGTGGCCACTGCGGATGCCGATGTGACTCTGGACTTCTATCTCACGGCCAACCACCCGGCATATCTGGAGGAGCTCAAGGAGTACGCGGCGACGACCGACCGCGTGCGTGTGCTGGATCCCGTGCCCTACGCCGATCTGGTGACGACGTTGAACGCCTACGACGTCGGCGTGTTCCTCTTGCCCCCGCTCACCTTCAACTACCGTCACGCGCTTCCGAACAAGCTGTTCGACTTCGTCCAGGCACGACTGGGCATCGTCGTGGGACCGTCGCCGGAGATGGCGGCGTACGTGGAGAAGTACGGCCTCGGCGAGGTCGCCGACGACTTCACGGTGGATGCACTCCGATCCGCCATCGAGCGGCTCACCCCCGAGGCGGTGGCGGAGTACAAGCGAAACGCCCATGCCAGTGCGGACGAGCTGGCCGGAGAGCATCAGGTGGAGAAGTGGGCACGGATCATCGACGGTCTGGTCGGGGGAGCGCGCGGATGA
- a CDS encoding glycosyltransferase translates to MKILVVTTWLPTRERPEIGSFVVRDIQMLLRDHEVEVIHLSADGREAEVPFPVRTLRMSPSDPRSIAKAAPVIAERAAGADLVHSMAASALLPFRSLRLSAPWVHTEHWSALLAPATAPLTSRLAIPLTRRLLARPDVVIAVGHDLAAAIGRNRRGPTVVIPNDVHRPDRVSERPGGPVAVLVGVGGLIARKGPDIAVRALAELITRGQAARLIWVGDGSMRDELSELATSLGVEEHLDLRGRLAPSAVEDVLAEADVFLLPTRMETFGVALAEALVAGRPVVTSTAGEQASFVAEPDGVLVPEWSSVAYADGVQRVLALNADRPAEDIAARARALFDPERRREETLSAYESARSVAGDRLPQDVEVIVAAHDPRRDIARAVSSALTSRCVRRVQVVCHNVDVDEIRRAAGESALDPRVEFVELLDGVRSPAGPFNVGLERAAGRYAMVLGSDDELTVGAVDAWRSTALRADADAVIAPLRHAGGARVPTPPTPRRRDLRGARDRLAYRTAPLGLFSLARFGDLRFTAGLATGEDLAFSTRMWFSGARIERHRDAGEYLIHDGDERVTFTRRPLADELEAIPLLLADPSSQALDARDRLALAVKLWRLPVFGAIHYRAGEWDPEDLAALATVSAGLRAFSPAAVKTLSRADAALIDAIADPGVLSARVDMLSRRRRRFLSFPALITAAPQRLFAREAPLRFSAATWWALRR, encoded by the coding sequence GTGAAGATACTCGTCGTCACGACCTGGCTCCCGACCCGTGAACGACCGGAGATCGGCTCCTTCGTCGTGCGCGACATCCAGATGCTCCTCCGTGATCACGAGGTCGAGGTGATCCACCTCTCCGCAGATGGGAGAGAGGCCGAGGTTCCGTTCCCGGTGCGCACGCTGCGGATGTCGCCCTCCGACCCTCGAAGCATCGCGAAGGCAGCGCCGGTGATCGCCGAGAGGGCCGCCGGCGCAGACCTCGTCCACTCCATGGCGGCATCAGCCCTGCTGCCGTTTCGCTCCCTGCGGCTTTCCGCGCCCTGGGTGCACACGGAGCACTGGTCGGCGCTTCTCGCGCCGGCGACCGCTCCGCTGACCTCGCGCCTGGCCATCCCGCTCACTCGCAGGCTGCTCGCGCGCCCCGATGTCGTGATCGCCGTGGGCCATGATCTCGCCGCGGCGATCGGACGCAACCGCCGTGGACCCACGGTCGTCATTCCGAACGACGTGCACCGTCCCGATCGAGTCTCTGAACGTCCGGGCGGCCCTGTCGCGGTGCTCGTCGGGGTCGGCGGACTCATCGCACGGAAGGGGCCGGACATCGCGGTGCGTGCGCTGGCGGAGCTCATCACGCGCGGTCAGGCAGCTCGGCTGATCTGGGTCGGAGACGGCTCGATGCGCGATGAGCTGTCCGAGCTCGCGACCAGTCTCGGCGTCGAAGAGCACCTCGATCTGCGCGGTCGGTTGGCGCCCTCGGCGGTGGAAGACGTGCTCGCCGAGGCGGATGTCTTCCTTTTGCCGACCCGGATGGAGACGTTCGGCGTCGCCCTCGCCGAAGCGCTCGTCGCCGGACGGCCGGTGGTGACCTCGACGGCCGGCGAACAGGCGTCCTTCGTGGCAGAGCCGGATGGCGTGCTGGTTCCCGAGTGGTCGAGCGTCGCCTACGCCGACGGCGTGCAGCGCGTGCTCGCGCTCAATGCGGACCGACCCGCTGAGGACATCGCGGCTCGTGCGCGCGCTCTCTTCGACCCGGAACGTCGGCGAGAGGAGACGTTGAGCGCGTATGAGTCCGCGCGGTCGGTTGCGGGCGACAGGCTGCCGCAGGATGTGGAGGTCATCGTCGCCGCGCATGATCCCCGCCGAGATATCGCGCGAGCGGTGTCGTCGGCGCTCACGTCGCGGTGCGTCCGCCGGGTGCAGGTCGTGTGCCACAACGTCGACGTCGATGAGATCCGTCGTGCCGCCGGAGAGTCGGCTCTCGATCCACGGGTCGAGTTCGTCGAGCTCCTGGACGGTGTGCGAAGCCCGGCGGGTCCGTTCAACGTCGGTCTGGAGCGGGCGGCTGGCCGATACGCGATGGTGCTCGGATCGGACGACGAGCTCACGGTCGGCGCTGTGGACGCGTGGCGCTCCACCGCGCTCCGCGCAGACGCGGATGCCGTGATCGCTCCGCTCCGCCACGCCGGAGGAGCTCGTGTGCCCACGCCTCCGACGCCGAGACGTCGAGACCTCAGGGGGGCGCGGGACCGTCTCGCCTACCGGACGGCACCTCTCGGACTCTTCTCGCTCGCGCGCTTCGGTGATCTCCGCTTCACCGCCGGTCTCGCGACCGGAGAGGACCTCGCCTTCTCGACCCGGATGTGGTTCTCCGGAGCGCGTATCGAACGGCATCGCGACGCGGGGGAGTACCTGATCCACGACGGCGACGAGCGGGTCACCTTCACGCGTCGTCCACTCGCCGACGAGCTCGAGGCGATCCCGCTCCTGCTCGCGGACCCTTCGTCCCAGGCGCTCGATGCACGTGATCGGCTGGCCTTGGCCGTCAAGCTCTGGCGACTGCCCGTGTTCGGGGCGATCCACTACCGTGCGGGGGAGTGGGATCCGGAGGATCTCGCCGCCCTGGCCACCGTGTCGGCTGGTCTGCGTGCCTTCTCGCCGGCGGCCGTCAAGACACTGTCGCGAGCGGATGCCGCCCTGATCGACGCGATCGCCGATCCCGGCGTGCTGTCGGCGCGGGTGGACATGCTCTCGCGGCGACGACGTCGATTCCTCTCATTCCCTGCCCTCATCACGGCTGCCCCTCAGCGTTTGTTCGCCCGTGAGGCTCCGCTTCGGTTCTCCGCTGCCACCTGGTGGGCGCTGCGTCGCTGA
- a CDS encoding glycosyltransferase, with product MTMPRLLIISFSTITADARLLKQITRLRQDFEVHTLGYGEKPAGVAEHLRIPDDLPIWRYDRIAVVLRRFRQAYWSNGAIAAAADALRGSDWDLVLANDVDAVGLALAQRSVHGVHADLHEYAPRQKEDVWKWRLFVAPFVRWMCRTFVVRADSVTTVGQGIADEYERVYGFRPGVVTNAAPYARLDPQPTSAPIKLVHSGAALRDRNILAIVDAVEVTSADVELALYLTPNDPGFLQEVRDRAGASRRVTLHAPVPYAELSRTLNSHDVGVHLLPPVNFNNTWALPNKFFDYVQARLGVIIGPSPEMSRVLHERGFGAVTEGFTAADLTRLLDGLDVEQVERWKQAANAAAQDLSGEMQAEGWARALQALLSRGDARSGA from the coding sequence ATGACCATGCCGCGATTGCTGATCATCTCGTTCTCCACGATCACTGCGGATGCGCGCCTGCTCAAGCAGATCACGCGTCTGAGGCAGGACTTCGAGGTGCACACGCTGGGGTACGGCGAGAAGCCGGCCGGTGTCGCAGAGCACCTGCGCATCCCCGACGATCTCCCGATCTGGCGCTACGACCGGATCGCGGTGGTGCTGCGGCGCTTCCGACAGGCCTACTGGTCGAATGGCGCGATCGCGGCAGCCGCGGACGCCCTCCGCGGTTCCGACTGGGATCTCGTGCTCGCGAACGACGTGGATGCCGTCGGCCTCGCCCTCGCTCAGCGTTCGGTGCACGGCGTGCACGCGGATCTGCACGAATACGCTCCTCGCCAGAAAGAGGACGTCTGGAAGTGGCGGCTCTTCGTCGCCCCGTTCGTCCGGTGGATGTGCCGCACCTTCGTGGTCCGCGCCGACTCCGTGACGACCGTGGGTCAGGGGATCGCCGACGAGTATGAGCGCGTGTACGGATTCCGCCCCGGCGTCGTCACCAACGCCGCGCCCTACGCTCGTCTCGACCCGCAGCCGACGAGTGCGCCGATCAAGCTCGTGCATTCGGGGGCGGCACTCCGCGATCGGAACATCCTCGCGATCGTCGATGCCGTGGAGGTGACTTCCGCCGACGTCGAGCTGGCCCTCTACCTCACCCCCAACGACCCGGGCTTCCTCCAGGAGGTGCGCGATCGTGCCGGTGCATCGCGGCGTGTGACGCTCCACGCGCCGGTTCCCTACGCCGAGCTGTCTCGTACGCTGAACTCCCACGATGTCGGCGTGCACCTGCTGCCTCCGGTGAACTTCAACAACACCTGGGCGCTGCCGAACAAGTTCTTCGATTACGTGCAGGCTCGTCTCGGAGTCATCATCGGACCATCGCCCGAGATGTCGAGGGTGCTGCACGAGCGGGGCTTCGGTGCCGTGACCGAGGGCTTCACCGCCGCGGACCTGACCCGTCTGCTCGACGGACTGGATGTCGAACAGGTCGAGCGCTGGAAGCAGGCGGCGAACGCTGCCGCTCAGGACCTCTCCGGCGAGATGCAGGCGGAGGGGTGGGCGCGCGCCCTGCAGGCGCTGCTGTCGCGCGGCGACGCACGGAGCGGGGCATGA
- a CDS encoding glycosyltransferase, whose translation MSSTFVEVVIACHDERRPLERAVASLLHDADVRDAVRVTVVAHGLDAEPLRRRLSGIEGDIRVLPFSDGVRSAAGPFNHGLDAVDAEYCGVMGSDDFLEPGTMSAWIRHVREQRPDAAIAQIRLQGETLMPNPLVRLGRTRRLDAARDRLFYRTAPLGLIRTARMRELRLRMLEGVRVGEDFEFGIRLWAHGGRVDFLAGSGAYVIGQDAAERTTLGSMTVTERLAPIVRLFDDGVFDTLSAAHRTALATKLIRVTIVGNVQALAAELDDAQVAEFAALLRRLLDAAPAALRPFNRQDRTVLDGLLAAPTSARLRADVARSRGAGRKDRWLTPDLVHSFHRESTLRRYVLYFCKRERRKLR comes from the coding sequence GTGAGCAGCACCTTCGTCGAGGTGGTGATCGCGTGCCACGACGAACGACGCCCGCTGGAGCGTGCGGTGGCGTCGTTGCTGCATGATGCCGACGTGCGAGATGCGGTGCGCGTCACTGTGGTGGCTCACGGACTCGACGCCGAACCGTTGCGCCGACGTCTGAGCGGCATCGAGGGCGACATCCGCGTCCTTCCCTTCTCCGACGGGGTGCGCAGCGCGGCCGGTCCCTTCAACCACGGTCTGGATGCCGTCGATGCCGAGTACTGCGGCGTGATGGGCTCGGACGACTTCCTGGAGCCGGGGACCATGAGCGCCTGGATCCGTCATGTGCGGGAGCAGCGCCCTGACGCGGCGATCGCACAGATCCGTCTGCAGGGCGAGACGCTGATGCCGAATCCGCTGGTCCGACTCGGACGCACCCGTCGTCTCGACGCCGCGCGAGACCGCCTCTTCTATCGCACTGCGCCGCTCGGGCTCATCCGTACCGCGCGCATGCGCGAGCTCCGCCTGCGCATGCTCGAAGGCGTGCGGGTCGGCGAGGACTTCGAGTTCGGCATCCGGCTCTGGGCGCACGGCGGACGTGTGGACTTCCTCGCCGGCAGTGGCGCCTACGTCATCGGCCAGGATGCGGCCGAACGCACCACCTTGGGGTCGATGACCGTCACGGAGCGTCTCGCGCCCATCGTCCGCCTCTTCGACGACGGTGTGTTCGACACCCTCTCGGCGGCCCACCGGACGGCCCTCGCCACCAAGCTCATCCGAGTCACGATCGTGGGCAACGTGCAGGCCCTGGCCGCAGAGCTCGATGATGCGCAGGTCGCGGAGTTCGCGGCGCTGCTGCGGCGCCTCCTCGACGCGGCGCCCGCGGCACTGCGCCCGTTCAACCGACAGGATCGCACCGTGCTCGACGGCCTGCTCGCCGCGCCCACATCCGCGCGGCTCCGCGCGGATGTGGCACGCTCACGGGGCGCGGGCCGAAAGGACCGATGGTTGACGCCCGACCTCGTGCACAGCTTCCACCGGGAATCGACGCTGCGTCGATACGTGCTCTACTTCTGCAAGCGGGAGAGAAGGAAACTCCGATGA